In Paenibacillus sp. BIC5C1, a genomic segment contains:
- a CDS encoding class I SAM-dependent methyltransferase, with amino-acid sequence MKKKMDYTSFYEHIGRLNGWDFSSLKVTSEGIEWNFYEEVTHCTEPSDLLLDIGTGGGEAVLSIAGAALLLVGIDLSRGMIETAQRNLKASGSRSNVRFVHMNAEQLTFPDQFFNVVSSRHSDFCATEVFRVLADGGVFLTQQVSENDKYNLSKAFDRGQLLGVQPGTLMERYKRELREAGFRDIDAHEYNATEYYSTPDDLLFLLTHAPIIPGFGEKESDLVRFQQFVEQNRCDKGIRTNSARFMLTARK; translated from the coding sequence ATGAAGAAAAAGATGGACTATACTTCTTTTTACGAACATATTGGGCGATTGAATGGCTGGGACTTCAGCTCCCTGAAAGTGACTTCAGAGGGCATCGAATGGAATTTCTACGAGGAAGTTACACACTGCACCGAACCGTCTGATCTTTTGCTTGATATTGGCACAGGCGGGGGAGAAGCTGTTCTTTCCATCGCGGGTGCCGCACTGTTATTGGTTGGAATCGACCTTTCCCGGGGAATGATTGAGACTGCCCAGCGTAATCTCAAGGCATCTGGTTCCCGTTCGAATGTTCGTTTTGTGCATATGAATGCAGAGCAACTGACATTTCCGGATCAATTCTTTAATGTCGTGTCCTCCAGACACTCCGACTTCTGCGCTACAGAAGTATTCAGGGTATTGGCCGATGGCGGTGTATTCCTTACCCAACAAGTCAGTGAAAATGATAAATATAACCTCTCAAAGGCTTTTGACCGTGGACAATTGCTGGGCGTTCAGCCTGGCACATTAATGGAACGATACAAACGTGAACTTCGAGAAGCCGGTTTTCGTGACATCGATGCACACGAATATAATGCAACAGAGTATTACTCCACGCCTGATGATCTACTTTTCCTACTGACCCATGCACCGATCATTCCCGGTTTTGGAGAGAAGGAATCCGACTTAGTGCGTTTCCAACAGTTTGTTGAGCAAAATCGCTGCGATAAAGGGATTCGAACGAACTCGGCACGTTTTATGCTGACTGCTCGGAAATAA
- a CDS encoding VOC family protein has protein sequence MTVRAEQIFVNLPVKDLKRSVDFFTKVGFEFNANFTDESATCMIIGDNIYAMLLVEDRFQSFISKKISNAADTAEVIVALTVESREQVDLIVQAALDAGAKPYNDPQDHGFMYGWSFQDLDDHLWEVSYMDLSSFPTQE, from the coding sequence GTGACTGTTCGCGCTGAGCAAATTTTTGTTAATTTGCCCGTTAAGGATTTGAAGAGGTCCGTTGATTTTTTTACCAAAGTAGGGTTTGAGTTCAATGCGAACTTTACAGACGAGTCTGCGACTTGCATGATCATTGGAGACAACATCTATGCGATGCTGCTGGTGGAGGATCGGTTTCAATCGTTTATTTCGAAAAAAATATCCAATGCGGCGGACACGGCTGAAGTCATCGTAGCCTTGACGGTGGAGAGTCGTGAACAGGTCGATCTGATTGTACAAGCTGCTCTGGATGCTGGCGCCAAGCCGTATAATGATCCTCAAGATCATGGGTTTATGTATGGATGGAGTTTTCAGGATCTAGATGATCATCTGTGGGAAGTTTCCTATATGGATCTAAGTAGCTTTCCTACGCAAGAATAG
- a CDS encoding FxLYD domain-containing protein has product MYCHVCGTKSNPGDSTCRKCRTKLKDSSSTDEQIWAETAVGLESGTGKALDQLSRQQQSAPKQSNTAQGQAFSWIIPLLLAAVMGALLTYYYKQEIGINAEVKSLHQQAEQAALDGKYQEALQLLDSALAKRPNVDGLVKDRQITAKAFNLMNQLNEAATSLKTGKLAAGDKTLQAVAKVLKEREEPVFAKVRTTLNNNKVTLAVLKVKKEIDSLTTVQALAEKLDTVSKLKGKEAEAVQKQIIDKLAGLSYKQAEQQVKKKDFTAALQTVDQGLSYAPEDDKLTAYRERVLSEKKAFEKAEAERIQLAEQQAAEEDLKNRTAAVSIVDVEATLDMYGDLYISGSIVNNATRPISSVTVMLDIYSSDGAYLGQTYADVYPSWLDVGDQGFFETYYYGVYEEAEVSVVNATWYLE; this is encoded by the coding sequence GTGTATTGTCACGTATGTGGGACCAAAAGCAATCCAGGGGACAGCACATGTAGAAAGTGTAGAACGAAATTAAAAGATTCAAGCTCTACAGATGAACAGATTTGGGCAGAAACAGCGGTTGGTCTGGAAAGTGGAACAGGAAAAGCACTAGATCAGTTATCCAGACAGCAGCAGTCTGCACCGAAGCAGAGCAATACGGCACAAGGCCAAGCATTTAGCTGGATTATTCCACTGCTTCTGGCAGCGGTGATGGGGGCCTTGTTGACTTATTATTACAAACAGGAGATAGGGATCAATGCGGAGGTAAAATCACTGCATCAACAGGCGGAGCAGGCTGCCTTAGATGGTAAATATCAAGAGGCGCTTCAACTTCTGGATTCGGCTCTTGCGAAACGGCCCAATGTTGATGGCCTTGTGAAGGATCGCCAAATTACAGCCAAAGCCTTCAATCTGATGAATCAGCTGAACGAAGCTGCGACAAGTTTGAAAACGGGGAAACTTGCTGCTGGTGACAAGACACTTCAGGCTGTAGCGAAAGTGTTGAAAGAGCGAGAAGAACCGGTATTTGCCAAGGTACGTACGACTCTAAACAACAACAAGGTGACACTGGCTGTCCTGAAGGTAAAGAAAGAAATCGATAGTTTGACAACCGTACAGGCACTTGCTGAGAAATTGGACACGGTATCGAAATTGAAAGGCAAGGAAGCAGAGGCGGTTCAGAAACAAATCATCGACAAGCTGGCTGGACTTAGCTATAAGCAAGCTGAACAGCAAGTGAAGAAAAAGGATTTTACGGCTGCATTGCAAACCGTTGATCAGGGGCTATCCTACGCGCCCGAGGATGACAAACTGACAGCATATCGCGAACGGGTGCTGAGTGAGAAGAAGGCTTTTGAAAAAGCAGAAGCTGAACGAATTCAACTTGCTGAGCAACAAGCGGCAGAAGAAGACCTGAAAAACCGCACAGCAGCGGTGAGCATTGTAGACGTAGAAGCGACGCTTGATATGTATGGCGACCTGTATATTAGCGGCTCAATCGTGAATAATGCCACTCGGCCTATCTCTTCCGTGACGGTTATGTTGGACATCTACAGCTCAGACGGGGCATATCTCGGTCAAACCTATGCGGATGTGTACCCAAGCTGGCTTGATGTAGGGGATCAGGGATTTTTTGAAACGTATTATTACGGTGTGTACGAGGAAGCTGAAGTTTCTGTAGTGAACGCAACGTGGTATCTGGAATAG
- a CDS encoding trypsin-like peptidase domain-containing protein: MAKRTWSTIISSAIIIGAGAGGVFWIHQYSADQLQDGPRLAVVTTKETATTASKPSSQTTVKKTRKQIIEESQKKVVTIESSSGLGSGFLYNDQGDVVTNAHVVEGSKEVTIRTLNHEEYKGTVIGIGEETDIAVVRVPDLKKVKPLPIAKSKAETGDEILALGSPLGLENTVTTGIISGVGRSFEIAPYIYSNLYQISAPITHGNSGGPLISADTGEVLGINSAVVEQEGGIGFSIPITSVLKQVQAWSEKPSSSKTAVQTSGSQGAGADSASLEAEGLVTEFYMNLNLNDYVTAYALLGSEWQSGISYAKFREGYINTSYVTIAEVSSSDKSNDEIEVTAVITADERKDGELVTTKYKVTYQVGYENGQLKILHGQGKKVK; this comes from the coding sequence ATGGCCAAACGAACATGGAGTACGATTATATCCAGTGCAATCATTATTGGAGCAGGAGCAGGAGGGGTGTTCTGGATTCATCAGTATTCAGCAGATCAACTGCAGGATGGACCAAGACTGGCTGTTGTCACTACGAAGGAAACGGCAACTACAGCGTCTAAACCGTCCTCCCAGACAACCGTGAAGAAAACACGTAAACAGATTATTGAAGAGAGTCAGAAGAAAGTGGTTACGATTGAGAGCAGCAGTGGACTGGGTTCCGGTTTTCTCTACAATGATCAAGGGGATGTGGTAACCAATGCCCACGTGGTGGAGGGCTCGAAGGAAGTAACGATTCGAACCCTGAATCATGAGGAGTATAAGGGAACCGTTATCGGGATTGGAGAAGAGACAGATATCGCTGTCGTCAGGGTGCCAGATCTGAAAAAAGTTAAACCGCTGCCTATCGCCAAATCCAAAGCGGAGACAGGAGATGAGATTCTCGCGCTGGGCAGTCCGCTAGGTCTGGAGAATACCGTAACTACAGGCATTATCAGCGGTGTTGGCCGAAGCTTCGAAATTGCCCCTTACATCTACAGTAATCTGTATCAAATCTCGGCACCCATTACACACGGTAACAGTGGTGGCCCACTGATCAGTGCGGACACCGGTGAAGTATTGGGCATTAATTCAGCCGTTGTGGAACAGGAAGGCGGGATCGGGTTCAGCATTCCGATCACCAGCGTATTGAAGCAGGTCCAGGCTTGGTCTGAGAAACCATCATCGTCTAAAACGGCGGTTCAGACGAGTGGCAGTCAGGGAGCGGGAGCAGACTCAGCTTCTTTGGAAGCGGAGGGTCTGGTGACCGAATTTTATATGAACCTGAATCTGAATGACTATGTTACCGCCTATGCCTTGCTTGGCAGTGAGTGGCAGAGCGGTATAAGTTATGCCAAGTTCCGTGAAGGTTACATCAACACCAGTTATGTTACCATCGCCGAAGTTTCGTCCTCGGATAAGTCAAATGATGAAATAGAGGTCACTGCGGTTATTACAGCGGATGAACGAAAAGATGGTGAATTGGTCACCACGAAATATAAGGTTACGTATCAAGTCGGTTATGAAAATGGACAACTGAAAATACTTCATGGCCAAGGGAAAAAAGTAAAATAA
- a CDS encoding TetR/AcrR family transcriptional regulator, which yields MNKKQIQTEQTKKKLADASRALFVQKGYKATSIEDIVTATGSSKGNIYYHFKSKEGLFLYLIDEWDREWEENWAAKEHLYHTSTEKIYGLAEQLILDDMNHPLTKAADEFFTGEKKENDIEERIALMFERHIQFNKQLVEQGIESGEFKADNADNLALILESTIIGLSQLSRGMEPEQALALYRQAASVFLYGIAKDKA from the coding sequence ATGAATAAAAAGCAAATTCAAACCGAGCAGACCAAGAAGAAACTTGCGGATGCCTCAAGAGCTCTTTTTGTGCAAAAAGGGTATAAAGCAACTTCCATTGAAGATATTGTGACTGCGACAGGCAGCAGTAAAGGCAATATCTATTACCATTTTAAAAGTAAGGAAGGCCTCTTTCTGTATCTGATTGATGAGTGGGATCGGGAATGGGAAGAAAATTGGGCGGCCAAGGAACATCTGTATCATACTTCTACGGAGAAGATCTACGGCTTGGCAGAACAATTAATCCTCGACGATATGAATCACCCGCTAACCAAGGCTGCAGATGAGTTCTTTACGGGGGAAAAGAAAGAAAATGATATTGAAGAACGAATAGCTTTGATGTTTGAGCGGCATATTCAATTTAACAAACAATTGGTGGAACAGGGGATAGAGAGCGGAGAGTTCAAGGCGGACAACGCTGACAATCTTGCTCTCATTCTGGAAAGTACCATTATTGGACTTAGTCAACTGTCGCGCGGAATGGAGCCAGAACAGGCTCTTGCCTTGTACCGCCAAGCGGCTAGCGTATTCTTGTATGGAATAGCAAAAGATAAAGCTTAA
- a CDS encoding MFS transporter, with protein MALLTRNRGALLLLMFNIFLVFTGIGLVVPIMPAYMDLLHITGFTVGLLVAAFSFTQFLFSPVAGRWSDILGRKKIIVGGMLIFAVSEFMFGAVNAPSLLFAARMLGGIGAAMIFPAVMAYTADITTEEERGKGMGLINAAITTGFIIGPGIGGYIADFGIRIPFYAAGIAGLLASIITLIILPESTRITGEQTKPAAGAPKVKSPGMVSQLLHSYREPYFFSLIIVFVMAFGLANYETVFSLFVDHKFGFTTKDIAFIITFGSIAGAVVQVSLIGWLLNRFGEKKVISVCLLFVAVFVLLTLFVNTYWMILVVTFIVFLGMDILRPAISTQMSKLAEEQQGFVAGLNSAYTSLGNIAGPIVAGALFDVNINYPYVSAAVVLAICFLLSLRVLRGVNSTGNAKAEM; from the coding sequence ATGGCATTACTTACACGGAACAGGGGCGCATTGCTGCTGTTAATGTTTAATATTTTTCTCGTTTTTACAGGTATAGGTCTTGTGGTACCTATTATGCCTGCGTACATGGATCTACTGCATATCACCGGGTTCACGGTTGGTTTGCTGGTAGCAGCATTCTCCTTCACGCAGTTTCTGTTTTCTCCAGTTGCGGGCCGTTGGTCTGACATCTTGGGACGTAAAAAAATTATTGTTGGCGGTATGTTAATCTTTGCTGTATCGGAGTTTATGTTTGGTGCTGTGAATGCACCATCGCTGCTCTTCGCAGCCCGGATGCTTGGGGGAATCGGTGCAGCTATGATCTTCCCGGCAGTTATGGCATATACCGCAGATATTACGACAGAAGAAGAACGCGGTAAAGGCATGGGATTAATCAATGCGGCAATTACTACAGGATTTATCATTGGTCCGGGGATCGGCGGATATATCGCTGACTTCGGTATTCGGATTCCTTTCTATGCCGCAGGTATTGCGGGTTTGCTGGCATCCATCATTACGTTGATTATTTTGCCGGAATCGACCAGAATTACCGGAGAGCAAACCAAACCCGCTGCGGGTGCACCGAAGGTCAAAAGCCCGGGCATGGTTTCACAGTTGCTGCATTCGTACCGGGAGCCTTACTTTTTCAGTTTGATTATCGTATTTGTCATGGCGTTTGGTCTGGCGAACTATGAGACGGTCTTTTCGCTGTTTGTGGATCACAAATTTGGCTTCACCACCAAGGATATTGCATTCATTATTACATTTGGTTCCATTGCGGGAGCCGTGGTGCAGGTCTCACTGATTGGCTGGCTGTTAAACCGGTTTGGTGAGAAAAAAGTCATTTCGGTCTGCTTGCTTTTTGTAGCTGTATTTGTACTGTTAACCTTGTTTGTGAACACCTACTGGATGATTCTTGTCGTAACGTTTATCGTTTTCCTTGGCATGGATATATTGCGTCCGGCAATCAGTACGCAGATGTCCAAACTGGCGGAAGAACAGCAAGGCTTTGTGGCCGGCTTGAACTCAGCCTACACAAGTTTGGGGAATATCGCAGGTCCAATTGTAGCGGGAGCATTGTTTGATGTGAATATCAACTATCCTTATGTTTCAGCAGCTGTTGTTCTGGCGATC